A stretch of Aerococcus christensenii DNA encodes these proteins:
- a CDS encoding Cof-type HAD-IIB family hydrolase, with the protein MIKLISIDLDGTLLNSNSEIDQENIKAVKYAQKKGCQIVLCTGRPYPLTKSFADQLGVQSGYVVTNNGANIQNLSGETIGRFALGREDIQHWLSFCKRLDVPLNVVDSRHIYTIDPAWSPYPSLYYNLPTSRIPKIIHQEDLLGDVSFDKVVICQKEELLDKVESQLEPSDVKTYHIVRSEPILLEILNPKANKLQGLRCVLDQVQIDLSEVMAIGDQANDLELLKASGVSVAMENAIDMVKESADYTTASNDQSGVAQAIYHYLEDKNK; encoded by the coding sequence ATGATTAAGCTGATTTCTATTGATTTAGACGGAACGCTTTTAAACAGTAATTCAGAAATTGATCAAGAAAATATTAAAGCTGTAAAGTATGCTCAGAAAAAAGGTTGTCAGATTGTTCTTTGTACGGGACGGCCTTATCCTTTAACCAAATCTTTTGCCGATCAGTTAGGCGTCCAAAGCGGTTATGTCGTAACTAATAACGGCGCTAACATTCAAAACTTATCTGGAGAAACGATTGGTCGGTTTGCTTTAGGAAGAGAGGATATTCAACATTGGCTTTCTTTCTGTAAGCGGTTAGATGTTCCGCTAAATGTGGTGGATTCTCGGCATATTTACACCATTGATCCAGCCTGGTCACCGTATCCATCGCTCTATTATAACTTGCCAACTTCTCGTATTCCTAAAATTATTCACCAAGAAGATCTGTTAGGCGATGTCTCCTTTGATAAAGTGGTGATTTGTCAAAAGGAGGAATTATTGGATAAGGTGGAAAGTCAGTTAGAACCCTCAGATGTTAAGACCTATCACATTGTACGTTCTGAACCTATTTTATTAGAAATCCTCAACCCAAAGGCTAACAAGCTTCAAGGACTTCGATGCGTCCTCGATCAAGTCCAGATCGATCTATCGGAAGTGATGGCGATCGGCGATCAAGCGAATGACTTAGAGCTTTTAAAAGCTAGCGGAGTGAGTGTAGCGATGGAAAACGCTATCGATATGGTCAAAGAAAGTGCAGATTATACTACGGCAAGTAACGATCAATCGGGTGTGGCTCAAGCGATTTATCATTATTTAGAAGATAAAAACAAATAA
- a CDS encoding C1 family peptidase: protein MIDQKLIQEFHQKYQADPSNAASEHAIREVGINKASVNYAVRQRHDFVFSEETERGKITNQKQSGRCWMFAALNTARVLTMEKLQLKTFEFSQSYTLFWDKLEKSNFFLTSIIDTVEEDLDSRLVWHLLQTPCEDGGQWEMFAGILKKYGSVPKSVMPETYHSSNTRELDTVLATKLREFAARLRQLHEKGASREELEAKRDEQLYFIYQLLVKALGQVPTRFTYQYRDKDDQFHRIEDITPQEFFQKYSSLEVDHMISLLNAPTADKPYGKTYTVDYLGSIAEAEPVKYLNVPIEDLKATAIRAIKDGHPVWFGSDVGKMSERKLGLLDAEMYRYDQTLGEGYTLSKAERLDYSVSLLTHAMVLVGVDLDANGKPLTWKVENSWGKDVGDEGIFSMSDEWFDDYTFQITVPARYVSEELTKAYEQEPVHLKPWDPMGSLAKVR from the coding sequence ATGATTGATCAAAAGTTAATTCAAGAATTTCATCAAAAATATCAAGCTGATCCTTCGAATGCAGCAAGTGAGCATGCCATTCGAGAAGTCGGCATTAACAAAGCCAGTGTGAATTATGCAGTTCGTCAACGCCATGATTTTGTCTTTTCAGAAGAAACGGAACGTGGCAAGATTACCAATCAAAAACAAAGTGGACGCTGCTGGATGTTTGCGGCTTTAAATACAGCGCGTGTTCTCACTATGGAGAAGTTACAGCTTAAAACCTTTGAATTTTCTCAAAGTTACACTCTTTTTTGGGATAAATTAGAAAAATCAAACTTTTTCTTAACTTCTATCATTGATACAGTAGAAGAAGACTTAGATTCCCGTTTAGTCTGGCATCTTCTTCAAACCCCATGTGAAGATGGGGGACAATGGGAAATGTTTGCAGGCATTTTGAAGAAGTATGGATCTGTTCCTAAATCTGTGATGCCAGAAACTTATCATTCTTCCAATACGCGTGAATTAGATACCGTATTAGCTACCAAGTTGAGAGAATTTGCGGCTCGTTTACGTCAATTGCATGAAAAGGGAGCCAGTCGAGAAGAATTGGAAGCGAAACGGGACGAACAGCTGTACTTTATCTATCAATTGCTTGTTAAAGCTTTAGGTCAAGTGCCTACTCGTTTTACTTATCAATACAGAGATAAGGACGATCAATTCCATCGAATTGAAGATATTACGCCACAAGAATTCTTCCAGAAATATTCATCCTTAGAAGTGGACCACATGATTTCTCTTTTGAATGCGCCAACTGCAGATAAGCCTTATGGGAAAACCTATACTGTGGATTATTTGGGGTCTATTGCAGAAGCAGAACCTGTTAAATATTTAAACGTTCCTATCGAAGACCTCAAGGCCACTGCTATTCGGGCAATCAAGGATGGGCATCCTGTTTGGTTTGGATCCGATGTAGGTAAGATGAGTGAACGGAAGTTAGGCTTATTGGATGCAGAGATGTATCGTTATGATCAAACTTTAGGTGAAGGCTATACCTTGTCTAAGGCTGAACGCTTGGACTACAGTGTTAGTCTTTTGACTCATGCGATGGTTCTTGTTGGCGTAGATCTCGATGCTAACGGCAAACCACTTACTTGGAAAGTTGAAAACTCTTGGGGGAAGGATGTTGGAGATGAAGGGATCTTCTCCATGTCTGACGAATGGTTCGATGACTATACCTTCCAAATCACAGTTCCTGCTCGCTATGTGAGCGAAGAGTTGACCAAGGCTTATGAACAAGAACCTGTTCATCTGAAACCATGGGATCCTATGGGGTCACTCGCTAAAGTTCGGTAA
- a CDS encoding metal-dependent hydrolase family protein encodes MLTLYEHGNLFDGVQEKILEEAWFLVDEESGRIVERGQGEFEGKCEKRVDLHAHYVMPGLINAHTHITLDPLKMDSGLHNNVIAATVLAVKHLKQGLLSGVTYIRECGSRFDIDITLSKLAASGELEDVPEIMPSGRAYSMTGGHGDSPNFSFLVDSEDEMRHAIRLGMKNGAQNIKLMASGGVMSRDDYMTQPQLSVAEMKVAVEEAHHKGRLVCAHAQGSAGIKNAIEAGVDSVEHCVYPDDEDIQAMLDKGIFVSPTLSACWGIIGRGGQEIRDYQIEQSKVVWEDFIVNINRVWDAGIPITLSTDAGTPCNGLEETAGELELMVTKLGRTPFEALMTNYHSAQLMRIDQDYGTLEAGKIADFLILKGNPLEDILAVQEKDKAVYKKGKRVNKEAL; translated from the coding sequence ATGCTGACTTTATATGAACATGGAAATCTCTTTGATGGGGTTCAAGAAAAAATATTGGAAGAAGCTTGGTTCTTAGTAGATGAGGAGAGTGGACGTATTGTAGAGAGAGGGCAGGGAGAGTTTGAGGGAAAGTGTGAGAAAAGGGTAGATCTCCACGCCCATTATGTCATGCCTGGACTGATCAATGCTCATACACATATCACCTTAGATCCTTTAAAAATGGATTCTGGTTTACATAACAATGTGATCGCAGCTACTGTATTAGCGGTCAAGCATTTAAAGCAGGGGCTGCTATCGGGGGTGACTTATATTCGGGAATGCGGTTCTCGCTTTGACATCGATATTACGCTCTCAAAATTAGCGGCTAGCGGAGAGTTAGAAGATGTTCCTGAAATTATGCCTTCAGGGCGTGCCTATTCGATGACAGGGGGGCATGGAGATAGTCCGAATTTCTCATTTTTAGTTGATTCTGAAGATGAGATGCGGCATGCAATCCGACTCGGTATGAAAAATGGCGCTCAAAATATTAAGCTAATGGCGTCTGGCGGGGTCATGAGTCGAGATGACTATATGACGCAACCGCAACTCTCTGTGGCGGAGATGAAGGTAGCTGTTGAAGAAGCCCACCATAAGGGGCGACTGGTTTGTGCGCATGCTCAAGGCTCTGCAGGCATCAAGAACGCCATTGAAGCAGGAGTAGATTCAGTGGAGCATTGTGTTTATCCCGATGATGAAGATATTCAAGCGATGCTAGATAAGGGCATCTTTGTTAGTCCGACACTCTCTGCTTGTTGGGGAATTATCGGTAGAGGAGGACAAGAGATCCGAGATTACCAGATCGAGCAGTCAAAAGTAGTGTGGGAAGATTTTATCGTGAATATTAATCGCGTGTGGGATGCAGGAATTCCAATTACGCTCTCCACGGATGCTGGGACGCCTTGCAACGGTTTAGAGGAGACGGCAGGGGAATTGGAGCTGATGGTGACTAAGCTAGGCCGAACACCTTTTGAAGCTTTAATGACGAACTATCATTCTGCTCAGTTGATGCGTATTGATCAAGACTATGGAACTTTAGAAGCGGGAAAAATAGCAGACTTTCTCATTTTGAAAGGGAATCCCTTGGAAGATATTTTAGCTGTCCAAGAAAAGGATAAGGCTGTCTACAAAAAAGGAAAAAGGGTGAACAAGGAGGCGCTTTAA
- a CDS encoding sigma 54-interacting transcriptional regulator produces the protein MKESMQRNLLHTLIQTKRPMTTSELSEAIGKSRSLTSNYLNTLLKAGKIEKTSGRPVLWFLKLEEIDKETYQTEQAVSSFDDRAFQPFIGKNGSLKDSIRQIVSAVNYPPLGLPILFHGNSGVGKSFLAQLVYDYLSMTGQSMSEQFVVFNCADYANNPELMSSLLFGYVKGAFTGADRDREGILKRADQGVLFLDEVHRLSYENQEKLFQFLDKGYFRPLGEEHERTFSKVRVLFATSEDPNKVLLPTFYRRIPLTIELPDFHERPYEERVAIVEALFRKESDRLGKSIQIDKKCFHQLFNRQYAGNIGSLSNEIQLLCAESLQHHQASDKLYIESDEERMDEALLIDSSLKKQPIIQVYVDQLYETFVKILGGESLYQIKSDLMSYAQDHPVRSDTSVIFKQKQLIQSLKKSSVAVLGRDIINPEMVLVLNFYVSYQALLKNLPCLSQIAKKLKTQAPRTYSLAKEITQKEENGCGTEVLWLLALLLLGEVDEKLRYHCLLVAHGDSTASSIQKVSNQLNGAYIYDAINMPLSASVHDIIRKVKEWLIDHESLSGIMMLVDMGSLTQLYKGLKPHIKGELFVINQLTTALALDLGNHLNSHREVSEFVENIGPRFHPEVQFFEGFEIQENIIISSISGVELAQALADIFKKYVPPTMKIIVMEYNDLLSLFNQRQVDKDYFASTRFLLTTTPFNSQEKVTAINLLEILESDSTEALSMMEDFINAVNRQNLFTDLLKFFSISGLSSRLEFLNPKVIINQVGEVISKIETRFQVVMSPKLKFTLAMHLALMMERVILSTNDLPLPVAIDQLNLNEKPFFSYLKTILYPLEQFYRIEISDWEIYIIYEILNSSLEDQLGKTKKT, from the coding sequence ATGAAAGAAAGTATGCAACGCAATTTACTGCACACTTTGATCCAAACTAAACGTCCAATGACAACTAGTGAACTGAGTGAAGCCATTGGTAAGAGTCGCTCTTTAACATCGAATTATTTAAACACTTTGTTAAAAGCTGGAAAAATTGAAAAAACGAGTGGACGTCCCGTTTTATGGTTTTTAAAGTTAGAAGAAATAGATAAAGAAACTTATCAAACAGAACAAGCTGTATCTTCTTTTGACGATCGAGCCTTCCAACCTTTTATTGGAAAAAATGGCTCGCTAAAAGATTCCATTCGTCAAATTGTATCGGCTGTTAATTATCCACCATTAGGATTGCCCATTCTTTTTCATGGAAATTCTGGAGTTGGGAAAAGCTTTTTGGCGCAATTAGTTTATGATTATTTGTCGATGACCGGCCAATCGATGTCTGAACAATTTGTTGTTTTTAACTGTGCAGACTATGCCAACAACCCAGAGTTGATGTCTTCTCTTTTATTTGGATATGTTAAAGGAGCCTTTACAGGAGCGGATCGTGATCGAGAGGGCATTTTAAAACGGGCAGATCAAGGAGTTCTCTTCCTAGATGAAGTGCATCGCTTGTCTTATGAAAATCAAGAGAAACTTTTCCAATTTTTAGATAAAGGATATTTCAGACCACTGGGTGAAGAGCATGAACGAACTTTTTCAAAGGTACGTGTCTTATTTGCCACGAGTGAAGATCCTAATAAAGTTTTGTTACCGACTTTTTATCGTCGGATACCTCTAACGATTGAATTACCAGATTTTCATGAAAGACCTTATGAAGAACGTGTAGCTATTGTTGAAGCTCTGTTTAGAAAAGAAAGTGACCGGCTAGGAAAATCTATCCAGATTGATAAAAAATGCTTTCATCAGTTATTTAACCGGCAATATGCAGGAAATATAGGAAGTCTATCTAATGAGATTCAGCTCTTGTGTGCAGAATCACTTCAACATCATCAAGCTTCGGATAAATTGTATATTGAGAGTGATGAAGAAAGAATGGATGAAGCTCTATTGATTGATAGTTCTTTGAAGAAACAGCCTATTATTCAAGTTTATGTCGATCAACTCTATGAAACATTTGTTAAAATTTTAGGGGGAGAGTCTCTCTACCAGATTAAGTCGGATTTGATGAGCTATGCGCAAGATCATCCGGTTCGTTCGGATACTTCTGTAATTTTTAAACAAAAACAATTGATACAGAGTTTGAAGAAGAGTTCTGTTGCTGTTTTGGGAAGAGATATTATCAATCCAGAGATGGTATTGGTTTTGAACTTTTATGTGAGTTATCAAGCCTTACTGAAGAATCTTCCTTGTTTAAGCCAGATTGCTAAAAAGTTAAAAACTCAAGCACCACGTACTTATTCCTTAGCCAAAGAAATTACGCAAAAAGAAGAAAATGGATGCGGAACAGAAGTGCTATGGCTGTTGGCGCTCTTATTGTTAGGCGAAGTGGATGAAAAATTAAGGTATCATTGCCTATTGGTTGCTCACGGAGATAGTACGGCTTCGAGCATTCAAAAAGTGTCAAACCAACTTAATGGGGCCTATATTTATGATGCTATTAATATGCCCCTCTCTGCTTCTGTACATGATATTATCCGAAAAGTTAAAGAATGGTTAATTGATCATGAGAGTTTGTCAGGTATTATGATGTTGGTGGATATGGGGTCTTTGACTCAGCTATATAAAGGATTAAAACCTCATATTAAAGGCGAGCTTTTTGTGATTAATCAGTTAACGACCGCACTTGCTTTGGATTTGGGAAATCATCTCAACAGTCATCGAGAAGTGAGTGAATTTGTAGAAAATATTGGACCCCGTTTTCACCCGGAAGTTCAGTTCTTTGAAGGGTTTGAAATTCAGGAGAATATTATTATTTCTTCTATTTCTGGAGTAGAGTTAGCACAAGCTCTGGCAGACATTTTCAAGAAATATGTGCCACCAACAATGAAAATTATTGTGATGGAATATAATGATCTGTTAAGTTTGTTTAATCAACGACAAGTGGATAAGGATTACTTTGCTTCGACACGGTTCTTGTTGACGACGACGCCTTTTAATAGCCAAGAAAAGGTGACGGCTATCAATCTTCTTGAAATTTTGGAAAGTGATTCGACAGAAGCCTTGTCGATGATGGAAGATTTTATTAATGCGGTCAATCGTCAAAATCTTTTCACAGATCTCTTAAAATTCTTCTCCATCTCTGGATTATCTTCGCGGTTAGAGTTTTTGAATCCTAAGGTGATCATTAATCAGGTCGGTGAAGTCATTTCTAAAATTGAAACGCGCTTTCAAGTGGTTATGTCCCCTAAACTGAAATTTACTTTAGCGATGCACTTGGCCTTGATGATGGAACGGGTGATTCTCTCCACGAATGATTTGCCCCTTCCTGTGGCGATTGATCAATTGAATTTGAATGAAAAACCTTTCTTTTCATATTTGAAGACGATTCTTTATCCATTGGAACAGTTCTATCGTATTGAAATCTCTGATTGGGAGATTTATATTATTTATGAGATTTTAAATTCTTCACTCGAGGACCAACTCGGTAAAACAAAAAAGACTTAG
- a CDS encoding PTS mannose/fructose/sorbose/N-acetylgalactosamine transporter subunit IIC has translation MLYYAIMAFLVVFVCSALNYMTGQSMVERPLVVGLVTGLLMGDMTTGILIGASLEAVFMGNVNIGGVISAEPVTATTLAVTFAIISNVEQQAAITLAIPIGMLAAFVVMFLKNVVMNVFAPFLDKCARENNQKGIIFLHYFTFVVYFFIIASISFIGVLAGSEPVTQLVNNIPPELMNGLKAAGGLLPAVGFALLMKLLWNNKLAIFYLLGFILTAYLKLPAVAVASLGVVICVVMAQGDLQLSDLVASGIQSKAGSANSQEQEEDDFFS, from the coding sequence ATGCTTTACTACGCAATTATGGCCTTTTTAGTGGTCTTTGTCTGCTCAGCCTTGAATTATATGACAGGCCAAAGTATGGTTGAACGTCCTTTAGTAGTTGGTTTAGTGACCGGCCTATTAATGGGAGACATGACCACTGGTATTTTAATTGGGGCCTCCTTAGAAGCTGTTTTCATGGGAAATGTAAATATTGGTGGGGTGATTTCTGCTGAACCTGTTACAGCCACTACCTTAGCCGTAACATTTGCTATTATTTCTAATGTTGAACAACAGGCCGCTATTACATTAGCTATTCCTATTGGGATGTTAGCTGCTTTTGTGGTTATGTTTTTAAAGAATGTGGTAATGAACGTGTTTGCACCATTCCTTGATAAATGCGCACGTGAAAATAATCAAAAAGGAATTATCTTTTTACATTATTTCACTTTCGTTGTTTACTTCTTCATTATTGCATCTATCTCTTTCATTGGGGTTCTTGCAGGAAGCGAACCTGTTACCCAATTAGTGAATAATATTCCACCAGAGCTCATGAACGGGTTAAAAGCTGCCGGCGGATTACTTCCAGCTGTTGGGTTTGCCCTATTAATGAAATTATTGTGGAACAATAAATTGGCTATCTTCTATCTTCTCGGATTTATTTTAACCGCTTATTTGAAATTACCAGCTGTTGCTGTAGCATCCTTAGGGGTTGTTATTTGTGTAGTGATGGCGCAAGGTGACCTTCAATTAAGTGATCTCGTTGCCAGTGGCATCCAAAGCAAAGCTGGAAGTGCCAATAGCCAAGAACAAGAGGAGGATGACTTTTTCTCATGA
- a CDS encoding PTS sugar transporter subunit IIA, with protein MAKKILVASHGKFAGGLQSSIDILTGQGSSLQVINAYLDDSDYTDQIQAFVDDLQADDQGLVFTDLLGGSVNQRVVNVVMRSGKQEQVFIVSNVNLGTVLSLLLYPGEITPEVIDEQIQTAYPQLVRLTQTDDEDDFFD; from the coding sequence ATGGCTAAAAAGATTTTAGTAGCTTCACATGGAAAGTTTGCGGGAGGTTTACAAAGTTCGATTGACATTTTGACAGGGCAAGGGAGCTCTCTTCAAGTAATTAATGCTTACTTGGATGACAGTGACTATACCGATCAAATTCAAGCTTTTGTGGATGACTTACAAGCTGACGATCAAGGTCTCGTCTTTACTGATTTATTAGGTGGAAGCGTAAACCAGAGAGTAGTTAATGTGGTCATGCGTTCAGGTAAACAAGAGCAAGTTTTTATTGTAAGCAATGTCAATTTAGGAACGGTATTGAGTTTGCTTCTCTATCCAGGTGAAATAACGCCTGAAGTGATTGATGAACAAATTCAAACAGCGTACCCACAACTTGTTCGCTTAACGCAGACGGATGATGAAGATGATTTTTTTGATTAA
- a CDS encoding PTS system mannose/fructose/sorbose family transporter subunit IID: protein MKSIVEQEIQKSEQEKLEDKKMFRSMFWRSWTINMSRTGAYQYHAAGLMYTLLPVINRYYKTDKEKADALVRHTTWYNATMHLNNLITGIVAAMEKTNAESDGTFDPSSITAVKTSLMGPISGIGDSFFWGILRVIAAGIGISIAATGSPLGALVFLLLYNIPAFIIHYYMLHVGYSLGTNFIKKVYESGAMKIITKASSTLGLMMVGSMTASHVKFKTILKVAVKGAKDPIMIQKYLDQLFIGLVPLLVTLLAFWLIRNKRVNVNWVMLGIIVVCVLLGFLGVV from the coding sequence ATGAAATCAATAGTTGAACAAGAAATTCAAAAGAGTGAACAAGAAAAGCTCGAAGATAAGAAAATGTTCCGATCCATGTTCTGGAGGTCTTGGACCATTAACATGAGTCGTACAGGGGCTTATCAATACCATGCTGCAGGGTTGATGTATACCTTGCTTCCAGTTATTAATCGTTACTATAAGACAGATAAGGAAAAAGCAGACGCTCTCGTTCGGCATACAACTTGGTATAATGCAACGATGCACTTAAATAACTTGATAACAGGGATTGTCGCTGCAATGGAAAAAACAAATGCTGAAAGCGATGGAACGTTTGATCCAAGTTCCATTACAGCTGTTAAGACTTCCTTAATGGGGCCAATATCTGGTATCGGGGATTCCTTCTTCTGGGGAATTTTACGGGTTATTGCAGCTGGGATCGGGATCTCTATCGCTGCAACTGGTTCTCCATTAGGAGCTTTGGTTTTCCTTCTTCTATATAATATCCCAGCGTTTATTATTCATTACTATATGCTTCATGTAGGGTATTCCTTAGGAACCAACTTTATAAAGAAAGTCTATGAAAGTGGCGCAATGAAGATTATTACGAAAGCGTCCAGTACTTTAGGTTTAATGATGGTAGGCTCTATGACAGCTTCTCATGTTAAGTTTAAGACTATTCTTAAAGTGGCTGTTAAAGGTGCCAAGGACCCAATTATGATTCAAAAGTATTTAGATCAATTATTTATTGGGCTTGTTCCTTTACTAGTTACCTTATTAGCCTTTTGGTTAATCCGGAACAAACGCGTAAATGTGAACTGGGTAATGCTAGGAATTATCGTAGTTTGTGTCCTATTAGGATTTTTAGGAGTTGTCTAA
- a CDS encoding YebC/PmpR family DNA-binding transcriptional regulator translates to MSGHNKWSKIKNTKGVEDAKRAKIFQKLSREIYMAVKKGGPDPDANPALRMVMDKAKAANMPKSNSQRAIDKGSSSAGGEDYNEVTYEGYGTNGIAVFVETLTDNTNRTLSNVRTIFNKNGGSLGESGSVAYMFERKGYLAIEREGLDVDEDTMFEDVIEAGAEDLKTSEEVFEIYTEASDFGTVRDALEEKGYKLATSELTMVPKTMIPLPEDKKKTFMTLIDKLEDDDDVQNVYYNTEIEE, encoded by the coding sequence GTGTCGGGACATAATAAATGGAGTAAGATTAAAAATACCAAAGGGGTAGAAGATGCTAAGCGTGCCAAAATCTTCCAAAAATTATCACGGGAGATCTATATGGCCGTGAAAAAAGGTGGCCCTGATCCTGATGCTAATCCAGCGCTTCGGATGGTAATGGACAAGGCAAAAGCGGCTAACATGCCAAAGAGCAATTCGCAACGTGCGATTGACAAGGGATCCAGTTCTGCAGGTGGAGAAGACTATAACGAAGTGACTTATGAAGGTTATGGTACTAATGGGATTGCGGTCTTTGTAGAAACTTTGACTGATAATACTAATCGGACGCTCTCTAATGTGCGTACTATCTTCAACAAAAACGGTGGTAGCCTTGGTGAAAGTGGATCTGTGGCCTACATGTTTGAACGAAAGGGATATTTAGCGATTGAACGGGAAGGTTTAGACGTGGATGAAGACACCATGTTTGAAGATGTCATTGAAGCAGGAGCAGAAGACTTAAAGACGAGCGAAGAAGTTTTTGAGATTTATACAGAGGCTAGTGATTTTGGAACTGTACGTGATGCTTTAGAAGAAAAGGGCTACAAACTAGCAACTTCTGAATTAACTATGGTTCCTAAGACCATGATTCCTCTTCCAGAAGACAAGAAGAAGACTTTCATGACCTTGATTGACAAGTTAGAAGACGATGACGATGTTCAAAACGTTTACTACAATACAGAAATTGAAGAATAA
- a CDS encoding PTS system mannose/fructose/N-acetylgalactosamine-transporter subunit IIB, producing the protein MITQIRVDDRLIHGQVAVVWTKELNTPLIIVANDAAAQDEIMQMTLKMAVPEGAKLLIRTVEDAIKVCNDPRAKDKKIFMIVNKVSDAYAVASQVEDTQDVNVANVGRFDQSDPKDKVVPFHSVQLNPVELEAAKNLVKLTRVKSYHQVLPSNGQKDLAEGLKGL; encoded by the coding sequence ATGATTACACAAATTCGTGTGGATGACCGGTTAATTCATGGTCAAGTGGCTGTGGTATGGACAAAAGAATTAAACACACCATTGATTATTGTTGCCAATGATGCAGCCGCTCAAGATGAAATTATGCAGATGACTTTGAAAATGGCAGTTCCTGAAGGAGCAAAATTATTAATCCGTACAGTAGAAGATGCCATTAAAGTATGTAACGATCCACGTGCCAAAGACAAGAAAATTTTTATGATTGTAAATAAAGTATCAGATGCTTACGCAGTGGCTAGTCAAGTAGAAGATACACAAGATGTGAATGTGGCGAATGTTGGACGTTTTGATCAAAGTGATCCTAAGGATAAAGTCGTTCCTTTCCACAGTGTTCAATTAAATCCAGTAGAACTTGAAGCCGCCAAAAATTTAGTGAAATTAACACGGGTGAAATCTTATCACCAAGTACTTCCAAGCAACGGACAAAAAGATTTAGCTGAAGGCTTGAAAGGCCTTTGA